Genomic segment of Streptomyces sp. NBC_01210:
GGCCTGCCGCGTGCGGCAGGAGGTCGTCCAGTTGCAGCGCGTGCGGAGAGGCGGCGAGGAGAGCGAGCAGCAGTACGGCTCGCCCTGTGCCCGCCGCCAGCATGTGCAGGGCCAGAGCGGCGGAGGAGCGCGGCAGCGAGAGTCCGCAGCGTTGGAGGAAGCGCAGATTGACCGTGCCCGCGCCGAGCCCTGCCGGGAGGAGATGGTTGGCTGCACCCGCGGCGAACTGCGTCACGAACAGCCGTAGCGGGGGGAGGCGTTCGAGGGTCGCTCCCTGGCGCGTGAAGGAGACGGCGACCCATCCCAGCACGGTGACGGTGACAGCGAGCAGCAGCCAGTACTGGTTGGCGGACAGGAGTTGGCTGCCGCCGGCCGTGATGAGCGGCCAGTGCTGGGCCGCCCAGATGCTGACCGCAGCGATCGGCACCAGGCAGGCGATCTGTCGCAGTGGCAGCCCCCGAAGGAGGTTTCCATGGGATGTGGCCATCGCCTCGGTCAATCTCCGCTTCTCACGCTGCCGGGAAGTAGTCGCGCCATCAGGCTCCCCGCGGCGGGCGACGTCCCGGCGTCGTACGGCCGACGGCCGGCGGGCGCGATGATTGCTGGAAAGCGACGTCGCCTGTGCCGCCCGCCCGACCTCGCCCGTTCGGTCGGTGGCTCGGGCCAATAGCAGGCGGACGGCGCACGGGCAACAGTGCGCGCACCGCCGTCGGCCGCCGCCGCTATGGGTGGCGTCACCATTCCGCGGGCGACCGGCCCGTTCCTAGTGTGACCGGCACCTTGGTATGTCTGCGGGAGGTCTCGGATGCTGTTGCGCACAAGCTCGCCCAAGCCTGCCGGTATGCGCCGGGCCGCCGGTCGCGTGGGCGCCGTACTCGCTCTGCTCGCCGCCACCCTGTGGCTCGCCCCGGCGCCCGCCGCGCAGGCGGCCGTACCCCTGGAGAGAGTCAGCAGCTTCGGTGCCAATCCCGGCGGTCTGAACATGTACGTGTACCGGCCCGCCGGCCTCCCCGCACATCCGGCGGTCGTGGTCGCCCTGCACGGCTGCACGCAGAGCGCCCAGGTCTACGCCGACAACTCCGGGCTCACGACGTTCGCCGACCGGCACGGGTTCCTGCTGGTCCTCGCCGAGACGACGTCCGCGAACAACTCCAGCGGCTGCTTCAACTGGTTCCAGGCAGCCGACAACCGGCGAGGGCAGGGCGAGGCCGCGTCCATCCGGCAGATGGTGGCGCATGCCGAGAGTGCCTACGGCGCCGATGCGGGGCGTACGTACGTCACCGGTCTCTCGGCCGGAGGAGGCATGACCTCGGTCATGCTCGCCGCCTACCCCGACGTTTTCGAGGCGGGCGCGGTGATCGCTGGACTGCCGTACGACTGCACCAAGGACACGGGGGCCTTCACCTGTATGAACCCCGGCGTGGACCGTACACCTGCGGTGTGGGCGCAGCGCGTCCGCGACGCCCATCCCGCGTACTCCGGGCCGTGGCCACGGGTGGCGGTCTGGCACGGCGACAACGACCCGACGGTCGTGCCGAAGAACGCCGATGAACTGCGGGACCAGTGGACCGCGGTGCACGGAGTGGACCAGAGCCCGGACCGTACCTCCACCATCGGGCCGAATCAGACGCGCCGCGAGCAGTATCTCGCTGCGGACGGCAGGGTCGTCGTCGAGGTCGACCGGGTGCCCGCGATCGGCCACGGCACGCCGGTGGACCCGGGCACCGGGCCCCAGCAGTGCGGGAAGACCGGCACCGCGAACTTCATCGACTCGATCTGCTCCGGCTACTGGATCACCGAGTTCTTCGGCCTCGACGGCTCCGCGCCTGATCCCGGCGGCCTGCCGGCCCCGGCCGGGCTCACCGTCACGGGTGCCAAACAGACCTCGATCACCCTGAATTGGACGGCAGTTGAGGGCGCGGCGGGTTACGCGGTGTACCGGGACGGGACACGTATCGCCACTCCGTCGGGCGCCTCGTTCACCGACACGGGTCTGAGCCCGGGTACAAGGCACGACTACAGCGTGGCCGCCCGCGACGCGGCCGGGGCCGAAGGCGCACGCTCCGGCCAGGTCACGGCCACGACCACCGGCGGCGCGACGGCCTGCTGGACCGCCGACAACTACCACCAGGTGCAGGCAGGCCGGGCCACCACCGACGGCAGCTATGCCTACGCCAAGGGCTCCCAGCAGAACATGGGCCTCCACAACACCTTCGTCACCCACACGCTCAAGGAATCACCCGTCGGTTACTTCGTCGTCGCCGATGGCAACTGCCCCTGACCGACGGTCGGTACGCCTCAGGAGGTTTCCCCGTGCCCTTCGCTCTGCCGTACACGGCCGCGCTGCTGCTCGCGCTCACCGCCGTCCCGGCCGTCGCACAGCAACCGCCCGAGACGCCGGCGACCGGCCACTGCAACCGGATCACCCGGCTGCAGGTGCCGGGAGCCGAGCGCCAAGAGAAAGCCTGCCTCGGGGAGTTGACGACGGCGGGGACGGTCGCATCCGGTCACACCGACCCGGCCGACTGGGCCGGGCTGACACCCGCAGGTCTTGCCACGCCCAGCGGTGTGCCCGGTATCCAGATCGACGGCTACTTCCCCGACACCTCCGCCACCAATACCAACCACGGTTGGAGCCATGACTCGCAGTTCGTCATCCGGCTGCCCGACCGCTGGAACGGGGGACTGGTGGTCGCGGGCTCCCCGGGCGTGCGCGAGCAGTATGCGAACGACCGGGTCATCGGCGACTGGGTCCTGTCCCGCGGCTACGCCTTCGCCGCCACCGACAAGGGCAACACCGGCGCGGCCTTCTACCGCGACGGCGCCGCGCCCGGCGAGGCGATCGCCGAGTGGAACGACCGCGTCACGCAGTTGACGAGGGCCGCCCGCGCGGTCGTCGCCCGGCGCTACCACCGCCCGCCCTCCCGCACGCTTGCCACCGGCATGTCCAACGGCGGCTATCTGGTGCGCTGGCAGCTGGAGAACCACCCTGAGCTGTACGACGGCGGCGTCGACTGGGAGGGGACGCTCTGGCGGTCGGGCGGACCGAATCTGCTGACCTTCCTGCCACCCGCCCTGCGTCACTACCCGGTGTACGCAGCCGGTGGCCGAGGCGCCGACGCGGCACACCGGGCGATGCTCGCCGCCGGATATCCGGAAGGCTCGGAGTTTCTGTGGCCCTTCCACCATCAGTACTACTGGGATCTGACCCAGCGGATCTACCGTGAAGAGCTGGATCCCGGCTACGACGGGCCGACCGAGGCGGGGACGCCGTACTGCGCGCCCGGCACGCCCGCGTGCGACGCGGACTACGCGTACATCTCGCGTCCCCCGGAGGTGCGCCGTGCCGTCGCGACGATCGGGCTGACCGGCCGGATCGGGAAGCCGCTGATCAGTCTGCACGGCACGCTCGATGTGCTGCTGCCCATCGGCCGGGACTCCGATGTGTACGCCCGCATGGTGCGCGAAGCCGGGCGCGGCGGGCTGTTCCGCTACTACCGCGTCGAAGGCGGCACACACGTCGACTCGCTCTACGACGTCTTTCCGGACCGGCTGCGGCCGTTGACGCCCTGCCACCGCTCAGCGTTCACTGCCTTGGAGGCCTGGACCGGACAGGGCAGGCAGCCTGCGCCCAGCCACACGGTGGCCCGCCCGGCGGCGGCCGGTCCGAGCACGCTGCTCACCGACTGTCCCCTCGACGGAACACAACCCCGTCAAGGGTGAGAGGGCAAGCGCGGCACACGGGGCGACCGGCAGCAGGCGGTCCAGGGGTGTTGATCAGCGTGCGGACACCGTCGTCGTCGGGGTGTTCCAGCCGGAGATCCGCAGGCTGGGCGCGGAACCGTGCAGGTCGGCGGTGCGGTAGGCGGCGGTGACAGTCGTCGATTCGCCGGGCCAGAGACTGACCTGGTTGTCGGACCACTGGACGGGCAGCACGGGCACGCCGTCGCCGTTCACAAGATGGACGTCCGTGAGCAGTGCCGGGGTCTTGCCCGTGCCCGAGTTGCGCACTGTGACCGTGGTCGTGGACGTCCCGTCGGCGCCCGTCGTGGTGTTCGCCGTCGTGGACAGGGCCGCCTTCGCCATGGAGCCCAGCCCCTTGAGGTCGGCGTACGCGGTGGTGGGTGTGTAGTACCAGTCGGTGTTGTCCCAGTCGAGGACGTCGGCCTTGGTGGACAGCCAGTACACGTTACGGCTCAACTCCTTGCCCGTACTGTCGGTGAGTACGAGCTTGGCCAGATACGTGGTGGACAGTCCGGCGACCGACAAGGGCAGGGTCAGCGCGGTGGTTTTCGCACCGTCGCCGGCCACCGTAAGCCCGGATGCGGTCCTGTCGTACTTCTGGGTGCCGTCGGTGTTGAACAGCGTCACGCGCGCGGTGAGTCCCGAGGCGGAAGCGCGCCGGTTGTTCACGAGGACCACCGACCGGCTGTCGTAGGAGTACTGGACATGCAGCGGCTCATTGGCCTTCTTGGCGCCGAAGTAGGCGCCGCCCTGGTCCAGGTAGCGGTCCAGCAGCTGCCAGTGCAGTGAGGTCCAGCCGCTGTTGAACATCCAGTACACGACGCCGGTGGAGGGCTTGGTGGAGTCGGTGGCATTCCGCCCGTACGACTCGAACTGCGCGCGCACGTTCTCGTACTGGGCGAGCTGCGCCTTGCGTACATAGTCATCGAGGCTCGTGGGGGCGCCGTAGCGGCCGCTCAGGGCGTCGTTGTAGAGCTTGAGAGTGCTGAAGGTGCTCGAGGGGGAGCGGTGGTACTGCTTGGCGGAGGGGTTGCGCCACAGCGTTTCCAGTTCGGCGGGGGACATCATGCGGCGCAAGGAGTCGAGTGTGGGGATATCGGGGCCGGCGCTGGTCTCGGAGTTGAAGCCGGTGGCTCCGCCCTCGCGCTTGGCATACCAGTAGTTGGGCGGGACCCAGTCGTAGGGGCCGGTCATCTTCATGCCCGAACTGCCTGAGATCGGCGAGGTTTTGGCCGAGGCCGCGGCGACCACCGGAGTGGACCAGTCGGTCTCCTTGAGGGCATCGATGTAGTTCTTCTCGGTCTTCGCGTCGGGGGCGAAGTCACTTCCGATCAGGAAGGAGATGACGCTGGGGTGGTCGCGCAGCCGTGCAGCCTCGGCGGCCATCGACGCCTTCGCGACCGGATAGTCGGCGTCGGTCCACCTGTCACCGGGCTCACCGCCGTTGTTGTTGCCCTCCCACTTGTCGCAGCATTCCCAGCCCGGCAGGGCCAGCACGCCGTAGCGGTCGGCGAGGTCGAAGAACTCGTCCGGCTCGATGTGTCCCTCCAGCCGGATGGTGTTGAGTCCCAGATCGAGCGCGTACTTGAGCCGGTCCGCCACGTACGTACGGTCCCAGCGCAGGAATTCGTCGGGGGACCAACCGCCGCCCTTGATGAGCAACGGGCGGCCGTTGATGCTGTACTGGCGGGCGCCGTCACTGTTCAGCGGTGCCTTCACATCCCGGATGCCGAAGGTCTCATGAGCGGTGTCGGACATGGTTCCGGTGACCGTGGCGGTCATGTCGAGGTTGTACAGCGGCTGCTCGCCCATCGAGGCGGGCCACCATACGCGCGGTGCCTGCAGGCGCAGTTGCGGGTAGGCGGCGGGGGTGAAGACGACCGTCTTCGTCTGGTGCGCGGCCAGAGTGACGTCCTGGCTGAAGGTACTGGTGCCGAGCGTGCCGGATACGGTGGCGGTGACCGGATTCGCCGAGTCGTTGCGGGCCTGCGCCTTGACGGTCACCTCGGCGGAGGAGAGCGAGGGCAGCGCGAGATTGGTGACAGCGTGCGTGTCGCGCAGCGCCACCGGGCCGCCGCGGCGCACCAGAACATCGCGCACGATGCCCATGTTCTCGTCCGGCGGAGGCTGCAGCCAGTCGATCCAGCCCATGGTGAGGTTCTTGTTGGGGTCGTTGGGCTGGACGCGGAACGCGACCGTGTTGGTGCCGGCCTTCACCAGGGCGGTGATACCGAGTTCATGGTGGGTGTACGCACCGGCCACCGCGCTCCTGGTCGCGATCTGGCTGCCGTTGACGTAGACATCGGCGGCGGAGATCACTCCGCTGAAGTCGAGGTAGGTGCGCCCTTCTTGCCCGCCGCCGGGCGGGAGGGGCCCAGCGGTGTCGGCGACCGTGAAGTCCGAGCGGTACCACCACGGGACCGCGAAGTCGGCCGCCGGGATCTTCTCGAGGTTGGTGGAGTAGAACGGATCGGCGTACGTGCCGTTCGCGAGCAGGGCGCCGAGCACGGTGGACCGTGGTCCGGCCGGATGCCAGCCGGTGGCCGGATACCCGGGGCTGGAGACAACGGCCGGGGAGTCGGAGACCTTGGCCGTCGACTGGATCCGGTAGCCGGACAGCGCGGTCCTGCTGCCGGGCGCGGTGGCGACGTGGGTCACCGCCGGTCCGCGGGCGGAGTGTCCGGCGGGGGTGGTGGACGTCGCGCTCCGGTGGAGTGTGAGGAGCAGGCCGAGGACGACGGCCGTGGCGGCCAGGCGCCGGTACAGGGCGGGGCGGTGGGCCACGG
This window contains:
- a CDS encoding lysylphosphatidylglycerol synthase transmembrane domain-containing protein; the encoded protein is MATSHGNLLRGLPLRQIACLVPIAAVSIWAAQHWPLITAGGSQLLSANQYWLLLAVTVTVLGWVAVSFTRQGATLERLPPLRLFVTQFAAGAANHLLPAGLGAGTVNLRFLQRCGLSLPRSSAALALHMLAAGTGRAVLLLALLAASPHALQLDDLLPHAAGPVLVVAGSLVCVVAVVLVAVRPLRRAIRAFVDTALRDARSVHTRPARVLALWGGAVAYPTLQAAGLVAVAMALDVSIPAAHVGLAYLAGSTLAAVIPTPGGIGSVDAALVIALVMAGVSVAVATSVVLGYRIITVWLPLLPGALVLGVLVRSKVI
- a CDS encoding extracellular catalytic domain type 1 short-chain-length polyhydroxyalkanoate depolymerase is translated as MLLRTSSPKPAGMRRAAGRVGAVLALLAATLWLAPAPAAQAAVPLERVSSFGANPGGLNMYVYRPAGLPAHPAVVVALHGCTQSAQVYADNSGLTTFADRHGFLLVLAETTSANNSSGCFNWFQAADNRRGQGEAASIRQMVAHAESAYGADAGRTYVTGLSAGGGMTSVMLAAYPDVFEAGAVIAGLPYDCTKDTGAFTCMNPGVDRTPAVWAQRVRDAHPAYSGPWPRVAVWHGDNDPTVVPKNADELRDQWTAVHGVDQSPDRTSTIGPNQTRREQYLAADGRVVVEVDRVPAIGHGTPVDPGTGPQQCGKTGTANFIDSICSGYWITEFFGLDGSAPDPGGLPAPAGLTVTGAKQTSITLNWTAVEGAAGYAVYRDGTRIATPSGASFTDTGLSPGTRHDYSVAARDAAGAEGARSGQVTATTTGGATACWTADNYHQVQAGRATTDGSYAYAKGSQQNMGLHNTFVTHTLKESPVGYFVVADGNCP
- a CDS encoding tannase/feruloyl esterase family alpha/beta hydrolase; this encodes MPFALPYTAALLLALTAVPAVAQQPPETPATGHCNRITRLQVPGAERQEKACLGELTTAGTVASGHTDPADWAGLTPAGLATPSGVPGIQIDGYFPDTSATNTNHGWSHDSQFVIRLPDRWNGGLVVAGSPGVREQYANDRVIGDWVLSRGYAFAATDKGNTGAAFYRDGAAPGEAIAEWNDRVTQLTRAARAVVARRYHRPPSRTLATGMSNGGYLVRWQLENHPELYDGGVDWEGTLWRSGGPNLLTFLPPALRHYPVYAAGGRGADAAHRAMLAAGYPEGSEFLWPFHHQYYWDLTQRIYREELDPGYDGPTEAGTPYCAPGTPACDADYAYISRPPEVRRAVATIGLTGRIGKPLISLHGTLDVLLPIGRDSDVYARMVREAGRGGLFRYYRVEGGTHVDSLYDVFPDRLRPLTPCHRSAFTALEAWTGQGRQPAPSHTVARPAAAGPSTLLTDCPLDGTQPRQG
- a CDS encoding glycoside hydrolase family 2 protein yields the protein MLRTDPWETTVAHRPALYRRLAATAVVLGLLLTLHRSATSTTPAGHSARGPAVTHVATAPGSRTALSGYRIQSTAKVSDSPAVVSSPGYPATGWHPAGPRSTVLGALLANGTYADPFYSTNLEKIPAADFAVPWWYRSDFTVADTAGPLPPGGGQEGRTYLDFSGVISAADVYVNGSQIATRSAVAGAYTHHELGITALVKAGTNTVAFRVQPNDPNKNLTMGWIDWLQPPPDENMGIVRDVLVRRGGPVALRDTHAVTNLALPSLSSAEVTVKAQARNDSANPVTATVSGTLGTSTFSQDVTLAAHQTKTVVFTPAAYPQLRLQAPRVWWPASMGEQPLYNLDMTATVTGTMSDTAHETFGIRDVKAPLNSDGARQYSINGRPLLIKGGGWSPDEFLRWDRTYVADRLKYALDLGLNTIRLEGHIEPDEFFDLADRYGVLALPGWECCDKWEGNNNGGEPGDRWTDADYPVAKASMAAEAARLRDHPSVISFLIGSDFAPDAKTEKNYIDALKETDWSTPVVAAASAKTSPISGSSGMKMTGPYDWVPPNYWYAKREGGATGFNSETSAGPDIPTLDSLRRMMSPAELETLWRNPSAKQYHRSPSSTFSTLKLYNDALSGRYGAPTSLDDYVRKAQLAQYENVRAQFESYGRNATDSTKPSTGVVYWMFNSGWTSLHWQLLDRYLDQGGAYFGAKKANEPLHVQYSYDSRSVVLVNNRRASASGLTARVTLFNTDGTQKYDRTASGLTVAGDGAKTTALTLPLSVAGLSTTYLAKLVLTDSTGKELSRNVYWLSTKADVLDWDNTDWYYTPTTAYADLKGLGSMAKAALSTTANTTTGADGTSTTTVTVRNSGTGKTPALLTDVHLVNGDGVPVLPVQWSDNQVSLWPGESTTVTAAYRTADLHGSAPSLRISGWNTPTTTVSAR